The sequence below is a genomic window from Methanoculleus sp. 7T.
GGATCGGGAAGTATGACCCGACACCACTCTGGGGGACAATGCGGGAGATGCTCGACTGGGTGACCCGTCACTGGCACGACCGCGATAGCGGACTCTGGGAGGTCAGGGGCGGCGTACGGCATTTCGTCTACAGTAAAGCTATGATGTGGTTCGCCCTCAACTGCGGGATCGAGATTGCGGAAGGGATGCGCCTCCCGGGAGATGTTGAAGGTTGGCGCCGCGAGCGTGATATGATCCACGAGGAAGTGCTCGATAAGGGATGGAGCGACGCGCTAGGCGCATTCAAACAGTCATATGAAGATGAACAGCTTGATGCCGCGAACCTGCGTCTCTCTACCATCAACTTCATCAAGGGGGACGACCCGCGGATGATCTCGACGATAGATGCCACGCTGGAACACCTCGTCGTCGACGATCTCTGCTATCGCTACATCGACGCTCCGGAAGGCGTGACCGGGGAGGAGGGGTCTTTTGTTGTCTGCACGACCTGGCTTATCAACGCGCTGATACGTGCCGGGCGCGCGAAAGAGGCGCACCGGATTTTTCAGAACCTTCTCGCACGTGCCAGTTCGCTCGGCCTCTACGCCGAAGAACTCCAGCCGGCGACCGGGACCCACCTGGGTAACTTCCCGCAGTCGTTCTCACACATCGGGATAATAAACGCCGCTGTTTCACTCGCTCATGCAGGATACGTCGGCACGGTCAGTCCATACCACGCCGCCGCAGCAGATGCGGCAGGACATGGCGGCGGCAAACCCAGTCGCTGAACCGGATCTTGAAGCATGCAGCGTTTCCGGCAACATTCCGATCGCATTTCTGATCCATCACTCTCAGACGTCGTCCCGAAAGCGTCCGGTGATCGAAGGTACACATGATCCAGAGCACTCTTACGCACGTTGGCAAGAGAGTTGAGCCGTACCTGGCGTCGAGAACGGGCGGGGGACAAATGGCTTCCCTCCAGGTATCGCGCCTCGAGGGAGGGAGAGATAGCCCACATCCGGCAAGGTATATCGCTCGCCCTGCCAAATAAAAGAGGATCTGTCTATGCGGGAGATTGCCTGGATAACTCTGTTCTTCGCCGGGCTCCTGGAGACCGGCTGGGCGCTCGGGTTGAAGTATACCGACGGGTTCACGAAGGTGGGGCCGTCGGTGGCGACCCTCGCCGTGATGGCCGGAAGCATCTACCTCCTCTCGCGGTCGCTCTCCGGCCTTCCGCTCGGGACCGCGTATGCCGTCTGGACGGGTATCGGGGCGGTCGGAACGGTCATCGCCGGGATCGTGCTCTTCGGCGAGTCACGGAGCGTCGCCCGCCTCCTCTGCATCCTCCTGATCGTATCGGGGATCATAGGACTGAAACTCTGCTCGGATGCATGAGCGATATCGTCATGATACCCTTGGTCCGGCGGCCCGCTTGCCGTCATGGGGCGCTTTCAGCCGCCGGCACGGAGATCGGGAACGCGTCCCAAGTGGAGAACGCAGGGTGTTCGGCGGGAGACGTGCCCCTGATGAAGACCCCAAGGCCGTAGTACTTCGGCGTCTCCGGCCCGAAGGGGAGTTCGCCTTCGTAGTCGTGCCATGCCTGCACGAACTCGTCGCGGTCCATGACAAGCCTCGTCCCGAGCAGGTAGGGGTCTTCGAGATAAATCGACCGGTCGTCCACCCCGATCACGACCATATAATGCCCCGTTGCCCAAGACTCTTCCCAGGTCTTGTTGGGCTCCCTCATCCGCTGCGCGTCGATGATGACCGGG
It includes:
- the sugE gene encoding quaternary ammonium compound efflux SMR transporter SugE, which produces MREIAWITLFFAGLLETGWALGLKYTDGFTKVGPSVATLAVMAGSIYLLSRSLSGLPLGTAYAVWTGIGAVGTVIAGIVLFGESRSVARLLCILLIVSGIIGLKLCSDA